The following proteins are encoded in a genomic region of Liolophura sinensis isolate JHLJ2023 chromosome 7, CUHK_Ljap_v2, whole genome shotgun sequence:
- the LOC135470854 gene encoding protein slit-like, translated as MLLVLLFVLVMYSEGFVSNQDECATSTSVCACKGADIICSNARLSTVPTFRSTFREYNRLFLDGNRISSIKKGDFANLVTGRELFIALNGSSTTITFEPGGFSALANVNVNLYLGDNPTDVNFGQALQGVNITELTVNDAKALDGGTMFTLGDTLEKFSVGIGRLSEWPEQLRFLRRLKYLMVSNEKLITIPDTAFHGFEHSLLNLTFSDTGLLRFPDAVCHLTRLQALEMSHHRGSAHYSPVPYCQQPMSGVKNLTLHDVGLSRFPEIFHTFSGLLYVQVSGNPDLKFIADDSLPRNTTVKTLNLAGNGFKQVPSSLRSLLKLLHLDLSNNEISTLERGDLDSLPHILSLRLAGNPIVYVYDFVFASASYLNQLDLSNTSLTNIPKAVTHLSSATQILDLSNNNIECTCDLQWILKWSGSAFIFGNCRFSTESFKQFISNQLTECEIGI; from the coding sequence ATGTTACTGGTGCTGTTGTTTGTGCTAGTGATGTACAGTGAGGGATTTGTTTCCAACCAAGACGAATGTGCGACATCGACAAGCGTTTGTGCGTGTAAGGGTGCGGACATCATCTGTTCCAATGCCAGATTATCTACGGTGCCGACATTCAGATCCACCTTCAGGGAATACAACAGGCTCTTCCTCGACGGCAACCGAATTAGTTCCATCAAGAAAGGGGACTTCGCCAACCTGGTGACAGGTAGGGAACTTTTCATCGCCTTGAACGGAAGCAGCACCACCATCACATTTGAGCCTGGTGGCTTTTCTGCACTCGCCAATGTCAATGTGAACTTATACCTCGGAGATAATCCGACAGATGTAAATTTTGGACAAGCTTTGCAAGGTGTGAACATCACGGAATTGACCGTTAATGACGCGAAAGCCTTGGATGGTGgtacaatgtttacattagGAGACACCCTGGAAAAGTTCTCCGTGGGAATTGGGAGATTGTCTGAATGGCCAGAGCAGCTTCGCTTTTTACGCCGTCTTAAATACCTCATGGTGTCCAATGAAAAACTAATAACCATTCCTGATACGGCCTTCCATGGATTTGAGCACAGTTTGCTCAACCTAACGTTCTCAGACACTGGTTTGTTGCGCTTTCCCGATGCTGTTTGTCACCTGACAAGACTACAAGCCTTGGAGATGTCTCATCATCGTGGTTCCGCTCATTACTCTCCCGTTCCATACTGCCAGCAGCCAATGTCGGGTGTGAAGAACTTGACGCTGCACGACGTTGGGCTCTCCCGCTTTCCCGAgatttttcatacattttctgGTCTACTGTATGTTCAGGTTTCAGGCAATCCAGATCTGAAGTTCATAGCCGATGATTCACTTCCGCGAAACACAACGGTGAAAACGCTGAACTTGGCCGGCAACGGGTTCAAACAGGTTCCATCATCACTAAGATCCCTGCTTAAACTGCTGCACTTGGACCTGTCTAATAACGAAATTTCTACACTAGAGAGGGGCGACTTGGACAGTCTGCCACACATTCTGAGTCTCCGACTTGCCGGCAACCCCATTGTTTACGTCTACGACTTTGTTTTTGCTTCCGCGAGTTACTTGAATCAGTTAGACCTGAGCAACACAAGTTTGACAAACATCCCTAAAGCTGTCACCCACCTGTCCTCGGCAACTCAAATTCTTGACcttagcaacaacaacatcgaaTGCACTTGCGACTTACAATGGATCCTGAAGTGGTCTGGATCAGCCTTTATCTTCGGCAATTGTCGGTTTTCGACGGAAAGCTTCAAACAGTTCATCAGCAATCAACTAACGGAATGTGAGATcggaatttaa